A region of the Sandaracinaceae bacterium genome:
CGAAGCGCAGGCGCAGTACCGTATCGCCGCCGAAGCCACGGCGGATGAACGAGCAGCGCGCGCGGTCGGCGCAGTCGTCGGCGTCGGCGCCGAACACCCGCCCGGCGTACTCGGTCTCATCCGTGGTCGCGAACTCGTCGAGCTCCACGCAGCTGAGCGTGAGCAGCCCCAGCACGCAGCTGAGCGCCACGCGCCACGCGCGCTGCACGGGGAAGTGTTCGGGTCGGGTCAGGGCCGGCACAGCCCGCATGATAGCAGAGTGTCAGAGCGACGCGGCGAACCCGGCGTACCGATAGACACCCTCGGCGTCCCCGGCTTCGGCAGCCAAGCGGCCTGCCGCCCGAAAGCGCGAAGCGGCCGTGTGCGCATCACCACGCTTGGACTCGAGCGTGCCCAGCACGCCCAGGGCACGGGCCGCCAGCGCGCTGAGGCCCGCCTCACGCGACAGCTGCTCTGCCTCGGTCAGCGCCAGGATGGCCTCGGCCATCTGATCGTTCTCGGCGAGCGCCTCGCCCAGCTCGATCTTGGCGCGCAGCAGCATGGCGGGTGCCGCCTTGGACTCCCGGTAGAGCTCCACGGCGCGCCGGAACGCGATGACCGCGTGGGTGGCGTTGCCGTCCGTGCGGCGAATGCGCCCGATGGTGAGCTGCACCTCGGACTCTACCTCGGGGTTGACGCCCGCCACGCGCTCGAGCGCCAGGCCGCAGTGCCGCATGGCGTCGCGCGAGCGCTCTCGCCGCAGCGACACGCGCGCCAGGTCCACCAGCATGCGCACGTGCTCGGGGCTGCTGGGCGCCACCAGGTCGAGCGCCTCACGCAACACGCCGTCGGCGCCGGACAGGTCGCCCACGTGCTCGAGCGCGCGGCCCAGCTTGCGGCTGAACGTCACCAGCGCGGCGTCCATCATCATGTCGCCGGTCTCGAGCACCTCGCGGCGCGCCACCTCGAGCGCGCGGCGATAGCCGAGCACGGCGCCCACACCGTCCCCGCGCGACAGCGACGCGTCGCCCATGCGCTCCAGCACCATGAGCGCCATCATGGCCTCGCCGGTGCGGTAGGCGTGCTCCGCCAGCACCTCGGTGGGACTGCCCGCCGTCTGGCGCATGCGCAGCGCGGCGCGGTGCAGCTCGCGGCGCGCCTCGGCCGGGATGAACGCCTCGGCCAGGTCGCGCAGGAAGACGTGCGGGAAGCGCACCAGCTCGCCGTCCTGCACCAGCAAGCCGGCGTGCACCAGCTCGCCCACACCTTCGTGATGCGCCGGCTCCGTGATGCCCTGCAGCTCGCTGACCAGCGACTCGGTGCCGAGCACCGCCGCCGCTTGGAGCATGCGACGCGCCGACGCGCCCACGCGGTCGAAGCGCAAACCCACCGCGTCCGCCAGGCGTGGCGGGAGGGTCTCTTCGTTCTTGTTTCCGCCGAGCGCGAGGATCTGCTCGAGGTAGAGCGGCAGCATGCGCTTGGCGAGCACGCCCTCCGACGTGCGCGCCATGCTCACGAGAGTGGGCGCCGTGGGGGACGTCTTGCCCGCCAGGAAGAGGCCCGTCTCCTCCACGCTCAAGCCGCGCAACACCATGGGCTCGGGGTCGCCGAAGCGCTCACGCCCGATGGTGACCAGCAGCGAGGACACGCCCTCGAGCGCCGTGGGCAGCGCCGACGCGCAGAGCTGCGTGAGGCCGTCACAACGCTGAAGGTCGTCCAGCACGATCATGGCGCGACGTGCGTCGTTGCGCGACATGGAGAGCACCAGCGCGGCCGCCACCGCTGCCGCCGCAGCACCACTCCGGCCCGCGTTGTCCGCGCCCTCGAGGCCCTTGGGCTCCAGCACGTCGTCGATGCCCGCTTGCGCCAGGGCGTCGAAGCCGTTGCCCTCGGTGGCCAGCTCGCGGAAGCGCTCGCGCGGGACCCCCAGGAGCGTGGCCAGCAGTGCGGTGACCGCGTGATAGGGGACGGGCGCGCCGCTCGGGTGGGGGCCGCCGGTGGCGATGACCACGTCACCCCGCTCCGACAACACGCGCGCGGCCTCTTGGACCAGGCGCGACTTGCCCACGCCGGGCTCGCCGTCGATGCGCAGCCACAGCGTGCGTCCCGTGGCGCGGTCGCAGGTCTCGACGAGGCGAGCCAGCTCGGCAGCTCGCCCCACGAGCGGGCGTTGGTCCAGCAGCACCGGGTACACCGAGCGGCGCGAGGTGCGCGCGGGCGTGGCCGGTGGCGGCCCCAGCTGGCTCGGCAAGCGCGCGCCACAAGCCCCACAGAAGCGCATGCCCGCGGGGTTGAGCTCGCCGCAGCCAGCGCAACGGGTGGAGCCCTTGCTGCTCTTGAGGCCCTCCATGGCCGCGCGCAGGGCCTCTTGCATGGCCACCGCATCGGCGAAGCGGTCGTCGGGGTCCTTCTCGAGAGCGCGCAGCACGATCTCCGCGAGTGAGTCCGGGATGCCACGATGCGGCACGACGGTGCGCGGGTCGGGCACCGGGTCGTTGAGGTGACGCAGCACCACCTTGGTCGGGGTGTCGTCCACGAACGGCAGCTGATCGCAGAGCAGCTCGAACAGCATGACGCCCAGGCTGTAGAGGTCGCCGCGACCGTCCACCGGATCGCCGCGGCCCTGCTCCGGGGACATGTAGTCGGGCGTGCCGCACACCAAGCCCGGACGTGTGATGGACGTCTCGCCGCCCACGATGGTGGCGAGGCCGAAGTCCACGACCTTGACCAGGTCGCTCCCCGAGCGCGTGCGCGTCAGGATGATGTTCTCGGGCTTGAGGTCCCGGTGCACGATGCCCAGCTGATGGGCTTCACCGAGCGCATCCAGCACGGCAATGAGGATGTTGCACACGCGCTTGAAGGGCAGCGGCCCCTCTTCGTGCATGACGAGCGACAGGTCACGCCCCGTCAGGTGCTCCATCGCCAGGTACAGGATGCCGTCCTCGGTGCGTCCGAAGTCGATGATGCTCACGCTGTTCGGGTGGTTCAGGCGGCTGGCCGCGCGCGCCTCCTGATAGAAGCGCGCAACGGTCTGGTCGTCCCCCAGCAGGTGAGGGTGGATGACCTTGATGGCGACGGTGCGGCCGAGCGTGCCTTGCTCGGCGCGGTACACGCGGCCCATGCCGCCCACGCCCACGATTTCCTGGAGCGTGTACGAGCCACCGACCGTGCGCCCGATCAACGGGTCGGACGAACCGGACGAGCCCTCCTCGGGCAGGCGTGCGCCGCACACCGCGCAGAAGCGATCGGATTCATCGGCGGCTGTTCCGCAGTGCTGGCAGACGCGCACCTGCGGAGGATATAGGATGCGAGGCGAACCACAAACAATGATGTGAATGACCTCACCGCAGTTCTCCAGCCCTGACGCACACTCGCCGCCGGCTCCCGGCTCGGCGCCGCCCGAATCGACAGGGCTGCGCGCCACCGTGATCGCCGCAGGGTCGGGGTTCGCGCTGGCGGCCACCCTGCCCGGCGCGCTTACGAGCGGACTGTCGGTCTCGCTCGTGCCGGCATTCCTGGCCCCGTGGCTGATGCTGCTCGGCCTCACGCTCCCGCGCACAGGGCTCTCGCAGGGGGTGCTGCTGGTGGTGGCGCCGCTGCTGGTGGTCCTGTCGCTGGCCTGGCCGGGGGTCGGGGCCCCCTCGGCGCCCGCCATGGTCATGGTCGCCGCCGCCTGGCTGGTCTACGTGGCCCTCGCGCTGCGCCTCCTGCGACCCGCGCCGAGCTGGGACGTCACGCACCACCCCGTGGTGGACACGCTTCCGCGGGAGCGCGCCCGTCAGCGCGTCGCGCGCCGTGTCTATTGGGCCACGCTGGCGCTGGGCGCGGGGCTGCTGGCGCTAGTCACACCGCTGCTGGGGAGCGACGCCACCTACCGGGAGGCGTGGGGCGAAGCGGCCGGCGCAGCCCGTGTGCTGGTGGCCGTGGTGGGCGGGTCCGTGTCGGTGGTGGCCATCGCCGCCATCGTGGCTCCCGGCCTTCGGCAGAAGACCGCAGACAGCACGCTCACGGTGCGCCGCACGTTGGTTCGAGCGCTGCTGTACGTGCTGGCGGCGGCCGCTTTCGCGGGGATCGCCTGGGCCATGACGCGCACGCGCGGATAGACGGGGCAGCGGGGCGGGCAGCCGTGGCCACCCTACCCCGTGCCCGGGGCATCACTGCGCCAGCTTCATCAGCTTGGGCAGGTTCATGGCGAGGTTGAGGTCACCATCGATGGTGATCTTGCCGCCCATGAACGCCGCCATCGGGTCCAGCGAGCCGTCCAGCATGGAGAGCCAGTCGTCGCTGCTGACGGAGATCTTGGCGCCGGCGTTGGCGTTCGGCTCGCGGCTCAGGAAGTCCGAGGTCTTGCCGGACGTGAGGTCGAGGACGTAGACGCCCTCTTCCGCGCCGCTGATGTTGAACTGGAAGATGGCGTCGGACTCGGTGGCCGCGCCGGGGTTGGCTTCGGCAGCCGCGCTGACCTTCGCGAAGAATTCATTCACTGTCGTCATGGGGCACTCCTCAGTCGGTACTTTGGGACTGTTGGGGAAGGGGGACGCCACGACGCTCCCTCATGGGATTGTGGCGCGGCGCTGAGTGTGTAACTGATCTCGGGCGGGAGCGCCGCACAAAAAGTGAATGGCCATTCATTCTGAATCGAGGCTAACGGCCGGGCCCAGAGGGCATACGATGACGCCATGCACGTGGTGATCATCGGCAACGGCGTGGCCGGCATGGAGGCGGCGCTCACGGTGCGGGCCGAGGCGCCCGACGCCCGCATCACGCTCGTGTCCGAGGAGTCCGACCACTTCTTCTCCCGCACCGCGCTCATGTGGGTGCACTCGGGGCAGCTGAGTCACCGCGACATCGAGCCGCTCGAGCGCGATGCCTACGTGCGGCATCGCTTCACCCGCGTGCGGGCCCGGGCCACGGGCGTGGACGCTGCCGCGAAGCGCGTGCAGCTGGGTGACGGCAGCGCGCTCGCCTACGACCGGCTGTTGATCGCGTGCGGCTCTCGCCCGCGGAAGGGCCCCTGGCCGGGCAGCGACCTGCGCGGCGTCGGGCACTTCGTCACGCTGCAAGACCTCGAGTGGTACGAGCGGGAGCTGCACGGCGGGTCCAGCCACGCAGGCAGGCCCGAGCGGCCGGATCACCACGTGGCCCACAGCCGGCCGGAGTCGCCCTACTTGCCGCGCGAGAGCGCCGCCGCGAAGCGGGGCTCACTGTCCACGCGGCCTGCCATCATCGGCGGCGGGCTGATCGGCATCGAGGCCGTGGAGGTGGCGCACGCCAAGGGGTTACACCCGCACTTCTTCATCCGCGACGAGTGGTTCTGGCCCATGGCGGTGAACGCGGCGGAGGCCGCTTGGATCACGGAGCGCATGCGCGCGCACGGCGTCCAAGTGCACCTGCAGCACGAGGTGGAGCGGCTCGAGGCCGACGCGCAGGGCAACGTGGCGCGCGTGGTCACCAAGCAGGGCGCGTTCGACGTGGACTGCGCCGTCATCGCCATCGGCGTGGTGCCGAACACCGAGTGGTTGCTGGGCTCGGGCATCACGCTCGACGACGGCGGGGGCGTGGTGGTGGACGACCAGCAGCGCACCAACCTGCCGAACATCTTCGCGGCCGGGGACTGCGCCTCGGTGCGCTGGCGTGACGGCGCGCAGCGGCCCGAGCAGCTCTGGTACACGGGGCGCGATCAGGGGCGCGTCGCGGCCCGGGCGCTGTTGGGTCAGACTGGCGAGGCCGCTCGGTATCGGCGCCCCACCTGGTACAACAGCGCGAAGCTCATGGACATCGAGTACACCACGGCGGGGCTCGTGAACACGAAGCAGCCCGGTGAGCGCGAGTGGTACTTCGAGGAGCGCGCTGCCGTGCGCAGCACCACGCGCATCGTGCACACGGACGCGGGGGTCATCGGCTTCAACCTGCTGGGGCGGCGCTGGGACCACACCGTGCTCATGGGCTTCATCGACGCGCAGCGCTCGCTCGCGTACGCGCTGGACCACCTGCACGAGGCCGCCTTCGACACGGAGCTCGTGCCGAAGCTCAGCTTCCCGCACGAAGGGAGCCGCTGAGCCATGGACCTCCAGGGACAAAACGGGCTGCTCTCCACGTACCGCGAGGGCTACCGCGCGCGCGGGCCGCTGGCGTTCGTGATCGCCGCCACGTTGGTGGGCTTCTACACGGTGCTGTACTGGGAAGAGAAGCTCAGCGGCATGCTGGGCGGACACCCGCTCACGGCGCTGGCCGAGGCCCTGCACCTCCGCAACCGCTGGTACCTCTACGGCTTCCTGTACTGCGTGGCCATGACGGCTGGTGGTGTCTACTACCTGCGCCGCCACGGCAACAGCCGCTACAACCGCGCGCGCATCGCCGTGAACGTGGGCGTGCAAGTGGTGCTGGGCTTCACCCTGCCCTTCGTCATGCCGTTGTTCGGGCAGCCCGAGTTCTATTTCAGCTACTTCTGGCCGCTGAAGTACGACTACCTCTACCCACAGACGCTGGTGCAGCTGCCCGTCTACCTGTCGGTCTACGCCGTGATCGGTGGGCTCGTGGCCGCGCCCGTGCTGGCGTTCTTCTTCGGCAAGCGCTGGTACTGCTCGTGGGTGTGCGGCTGCGGCGGCCTGGCCAACACCTTCGGCGACCCCTACCGCCACCTCACCAGCAAGTCGTCGGCGGCGTGGCGCTTCGAGCGCTGGTCCATTCACAGCGTGCTCGTGCTGGTCATCGTCACCACCGCGCTGGTGGCAGCAGACTTCTTCTGGGGCGCGAGTCATCCGGGCCTACACCGCGTGGTCTCGGGCGGCCCCGTGTCGGTGAAGGAGCTGTACGGCTTCGTGGTGGGCTCCATCTTGGCGGGGGTCATCGGCACCGGCCTCTACCCGCTGCTGGGCCCGCGCTCGTGGTGCCGCAACTTCTGCCCCATGGCCGCGCTGCTGGGGCTCATCCAGAAGCTGGGGCGCTACCGCATCACGGTGAAGCCCGACATGTGCATCTCGTGCGGCAACTGCAGCACCTACTGCGAAATGGGCATCGACGTGCGGGCCTACGCGCAGCGCAACGAGAGCTTCACGCGCGCCAGCTGCGTGGGCTGCGGCATGTGCGCGCACATGTGCCCGCGCGGCGTGCTCAAGCTGGAGAACACCACGGCACCCCGGCGGGTTACGAAGCGCGGCAGTCTGCCCATCGTCTCGGGCTGAGAACGTCGGTATGCTGGCGCGCGTGACCCACGCCCGCATCGCCCGTCCGCTCGCTGTCGACCACCCCCCACGCACGGCACACCATCTCGCAGCCTGCGCGCTGGCGCTCACGCTGATGGTGGCGCCTGGGCTCGGGTGCGGCGGCGGCGAGCCAACGAGCGCGGGCGCAGGCGAGACGGGGGGCGAGGACGTCGCCGAGACCGGGTCCGAGACCGCCACGTCCAGCACGCCAGGCGCCGACGCGGACAGCGATGGCCTGCCGGACCACTTGGACCGCTGCGCCACGGAGCGTGGTGAGGCACGCGCGGGTGGCTGCCCTCCCTACGACGCCGACCAGGACGGCTCTCCCGAGGCTTGGTCGGAGTTCACGTGCGCGGCCCGCACCTGCTCGCAGTCGTACTGCATCCGTGAGGCACCGCCGATGCCGGTCCTGTACTTCGTGCGCGGGCGCGCCGCGGGCCAGACGGCCGACATCCCTGCGCTGGCCCGGGCGTTGGGCGGAGAGGGCGACGTCTACGTCTCGGGTCACACCGGCGAAGGCGAGGCCGCCGAGCTCGGGCGCTCCCGCGCCGAGTGGGTCATCGCCAGGCTCGCCCAACAGGGTGTCGACACGGCGCGCCTCCAGGCCGTGGGCTTCGGCTCGCACTGGGGCAAGGTCGACCCGCCCAGCGGCATGAGCCCGGCAGACGCTGACCGTCGCGTCGAGGTGATCGCCACGTGGTACGGCCCGCCGGGCTGCACGGCACACGACGTTCCCGTGGACAAGTGCCCGGTGGCCTGCACCCCCTAGCGACCGCCGGCCGCGGGCGCTCCGTCAGCCCGGGGGCGCCTGGAACTTCGGCCGCTTGGGCAAGTGACGCAGGCCCATCCACGCGAGAGCCCCCATGTGCTTGGCCACCTCGTCCACCGGCGGCTTGCGCTCTTCGGTCCACCACTTGCCCACGAAGGTGACCATGCCGACCAGCGCGTGGGCGTAGATGGGCGCCGCGCGGGGGTCGTAGCCGGCCTCCTTGAGCGTGGCCGCGAACACGTCCCCCACGCGCTCCGCCATGTCGTTGAGCAGGCTGGACATGGTGCCTTTGGACGATGTGAGCGGGGAGTCCTGCGACAGCACGGCGAAGCCATCGGGATGGTCCCGCACGTAGGTCAGGAACGCGAGGGATGCGCGCTCCACCCGCTCGCGGGGGGTGCCGCTCGAGATCGACTCCACCAAGCGGCGCACCACATAGTCCATCTCGCGGTCCACGATGACGGCGTAGAGGCCCTCTTTGCCGCCGAAGTGCTCGTAGACGATGGGCTTCGACACCTTGGCGCGCTTGGCCACCTCTTCGACGGAGGTGCCCTCGTAGCCGCTGGCCGCGAAGACGGCGCGACCGACGTCGATGAGCTGTGCCCGTCGATCGGTGGCGGACATGCGGCGGCTCCGGAGGCTCATTGCGTCCCCATGGTAAGACGACACGGTAAGTTACGCCAACGTTACAAACGGCACTGCGTCGCACGTTTACAGCATGTAAACAGGCTCTTTTTTGAGGGTAGGCCATTGACCTACACTTACTTTGACGTAACTTACTCATCCGTAGGTTACGCAACCCGGAGATGCCCATGTTCGCGACACGAGAGAACCCCAGCCCCTGGTCGAAGGCCCCCCGCGCCGTCATCCGCCGGCTCTTCCTCGACCGCCAGGCGAGCTTCTGGATGAACGAGCTCGCCCCGCTGCATGCCGGCGACCAGTGCCGCGCACGCATCGTCTCCATCATTGACGAGACGCCCGACACCAAGACCTTCGTCCTGCAGCCCAACTTCCGCTTTCGGGGCCACGAGGCCGGGCAGTACGTCTCCGTCGAGGTGGAGGTCGACGGCGTGCGCACCAGCCGCTGCTATTCCATCTCGTCGCCGCCCGGCGCCGAGCACCTGACCATCACCGTGCGGCGCGTGCCGGATGGCCGGGTGTCTTCGTGGCTGCACGAGCATTCCCGCCCGGGCGACGTCCTGCGCCTCGGACCCGCCACCGGCGACTTCGTCCTCCCGGCCGTGCGTCCCGAGAAGCTGCTCTTTCTGAGCGGCGGCAGCGGCATCACCCCGCTCATGTCCATGGCGCGCACTCTCGCAGCCCAGGGCAACCTGCACGACGTGGTGTGGGTACACTACGCGCGCTCCCAGAAGGACGTGATCTTCGGCGCCGAGCTCCAGCAGCTGGCGCGGGAACACGTGGGGCTCCGGTTGGTCCTGTGCTTGGACGACGCCCCGGGCGCACCGCGCGGCTTCGACGAGGGCGTGTTCTCGGCCCTCGTCCCGGACTTCGCAAAGCGCGCAGCCTTCCTGTGCGGGCCCGGCCCCCTGATGGAGCGCGTCGAGGCCCTCTTCGACACCGCCGGCGCGTCCGCGCAGCTGAAGCGCGAGGCGTTCGTCTCGGCCATCCCCACGGCGCGCATGGTCGCCCCCGGTGAGCCGGTGGAGGTGAAGCTGCTGCGCTCCGAGCGCGCCGTCATCGCGCGTGGCGCCGGCAGCCTGTTGGAGCAGCTGGAGCGCGCCGGCACGCGCCCGCCCAGCGGCTGCCGCGTGGGCATCTGCCACACCTGCAAGTGCACCAAGCAGAGCGGCACCGTCGAGAACCTGCTCACCGGCGTGATCTCGAGCGCACCGGACGAAGAGATCCAGCTCTGCATCAGCAAGCCCCACTCGGACCTCGCGCTCGACCTCGGCTGACCCCGCGCGCCCCGCCTTGGCGCCCATCCCCAACCCCATTTTTCGGAGACTCTCCTCATGACTCGAGTAAGCAGAACCCTCAGCAAGTCGGAAGCGGAAGCGTTCGGTCGCGAGCTGGACGCGCTGCGTCAGTCGGTGGTCGACGACCTCGGCGAGCGCGACGTCGCGCACATCCGCAAGGTCATCCGCATGGCCAACACCAGCGAGGCCGCCGGCCGCGTGTTGCTGCACGTGGGCATCGGCCCGCTCAGCTTCGTCGGCGGCGTCAGCGCCCTCGCGCTCTCCAAGATCCTGGAGAACATGGAGATCGGCCACAACGTCATGCACGGTCAGTACGACTGGACGCGTGACCCGGCGCTCGACTCGCACCGCTACGACTGGGACAACGTCTGCACGGCCGAAGACTGGCGCCACTCACACAACTTCGAGCACCACACGTACACCAACATCGTGGGCAAGGACCGCGACGTGGGCTACGGCCTACTGCGCGT
Encoded here:
- a CDS encoding protein kinase — protein: MRVCQHCGTAADESDRFCAVCGARLPEEGSSGSSDPLIGRTVGGSYTLQEIVGVGGMGRVYRAEQGTLGRTVAIKVIHPHLLGDDQTVARFYQEARAASRLNHPNSVSIIDFGRTEDGILYLAMEHLTGRDLSLVMHEEGPLPFKRVCNILIAVLDALGEAHQLGIVHRDLKPENIILTRTRSGSDLVKVVDFGLATIVGGETSITRPGLVCGTPDYMSPEQGRGDPVDGRGDLYSLGVMLFELLCDQLPFVDDTPTKVVLRHLNDPVPDPRTVVPHRGIPDSLAEIVLRALEKDPDDRFADAVAMQEALRAAMEGLKSSKGSTRCAGCGELNPAGMRFCGACGARLPSQLGPPPATPARTSRRSVYPVLLDQRPLVGRAAELARLVETCDRATGRTLWLRIDGEPGVGKSRLVQEAARVLSERGDVVIATGGPHPSGAPVPYHAVTALLATLLGVPRERFRELATEGNGFDALAQAGIDDVLEPKGLEGADNAGRSGAAAAAVAAALVLSMSRNDARRAMIVLDDLQRCDGLTQLCASALPTALEGVSSLLVTIGRERFGDPEPMVLRGLSVEETGLFLAGKTSPTAPTLVSMARTSEGVLAKRMLPLYLEQILALGGNKNEETLPPRLADAVGLRFDRVGASARRMLQAAAVLGTESLVSELQGITEPAHHEGVGELVHAGLLVQDGELVRFPHVFLRDLAEAFIPAEARRELHRAALRMRQTAGSPTEVLAEHAYRTGEAMMALMVLERMGDASLSRGDGVGAVLGYRRALEVARREVLETGDMMMDAALVTFSRKLGRALEHVGDLSGADGVLREALDLVAPSSPEHVRMLVDLARVSLRRERSRDAMRHCGLALERVAGVNPEVESEVQLTIGRIRRTDGNATHAVIAFRRAVELYRESKAAPAMLLRAKIELGEALAENDQMAEAILALTEAEQLSREAGLSALAARALGVLGTLESKRGDAHTAASRFRAAGRLAAEAGDAEGVYRYAGFAASL
- a CDS encoding SCP2 sterol-binding domain-containing protein, whose amino-acid sequence is MTTVNEFFAKVSAAAEANPGAATESDAIFQFNISGAEEGVYVLDLTSGKTSDFLSREPNANAGAKISVSSDDWLSMLDGSLDPMAAFMGGKITIDGDLNLAMNLPKLMKLAQ
- a CDS encoding FAD-dependent oxidoreductase, translating into MHVVIIGNGVAGMEAALTVRAEAPDARITLVSEESDHFFSRTALMWVHSGQLSHRDIEPLERDAYVRHRFTRVRARATGVDAAAKRVQLGDGSALAYDRLLIACGSRPRKGPWPGSDLRGVGHFVTLQDLEWYERELHGGSSHAGRPERPDHHVAHSRPESPYLPRESAAAKRGSLSTRPAIIGGGLIGIEAVEVAHAKGLHPHFFIRDEWFWPMAVNAAEAAWITERMRAHGVQVHLQHEVERLEADAQGNVARVVTKQGAFDVDCAVIAIGVVPNTEWLLGSGITLDDGGGVVVDDQQRTNLPNIFAAGDCASVRWRDGAQRPEQLWYTGRDQGRVAARALLGQTGEAARYRRPTWYNSAKLMDIEYTTAGLVNTKQPGEREWYFEERAAVRSTTRIVHTDAGVIGFNLLGRRWDHTVLMGFIDAQRSLAYALDHLHEAAFDTELVPKLSFPHEGSR
- a CDS encoding 4Fe-4S binding protein — protein: MDLQGQNGLLSTYREGYRARGPLAFVIAATLVGFYTVLYWEEKLSGMLGGHPLTALAEALHLRNRWYLYGFLYCVAMTAGGVYYLRRHGNSRYNRARIAVNVGVQVVLGFTLPFVMPLFGQPEFYFSYFWPLKYDYLYPQTLVQLPVYLSVYAVIGGLVAAPVLAFFFGKRWYCSWVCGCGGLANTFGDPYRHLTSKSSAAWRFERWSIHSVLVLVIVTTALVAADFFWGASHPGLHRVVSGGPVSVKELYGFVVGSILAGVIGTGLYPLLGPRSWCRNFCPMAALLGLIQKLGRYRITVKPDMCISCGNCSTYCEMGIDVRAYAQRNESFTRASCVGCGMCAHMCPRGVLKLENTTAPRRVTKRGSLPIVSG
- a CDS encoding TetR/AcrR family transcriptional regulator; this translates as MSLRSRRMSATDRRAQLIDVGRAVFAASGYEGTSVEEVAKRAKVSKPIVYEHFGGKEGLYAVIVDREMDYVVRRLVESISSGTPRERVERASLAFLTYVRDHPDGFAVLSQDSPLTSSKGTMSSLLNDMAERVGDVFAATLKEAGYDPRAAPIYAHALVGMVTFVGKWWTEERKPPVDEVAKHMGALAWMGLRHLPKRPKFQAPPG
- a CDS encoding ferredoxin reductase codes for the protein MFATRENPSPWSKAPRAVIRRLFLDRQASFWMNELAPLHAGDQCRARIVSIIDETPDTKTFVLQPNFRFRGHEAGQYVSVEVEVDGVRTSRCYSISSPPGAEHLTITVRRVPDGRVSSWLHEHSRPGDVLRLGPATGDFVLPAVRPEKLLFLSGGSGITPLMSMARTLAAQGNLHDVVWVHYARSQKDVIFGAELQQLAREHVGLRLVLCLDDAPGAPRGFDEGVFSALVPDFAKRAAFLCGPGPLMERVEALFDTAGASAQLKREAFVSAIPTARMVAPGEPVEVKLLRSERAVIARGAGSLLEQLERAGTRPPSGCRVGICHTCKCTKQSGTVENLLTGVISSAPDEEIQLCISKPHSDLALDLG